The Vibrio gazogenes DNA segment ATGCCGGCTGGAAAGGGTATTGGATTGATGCTGCATCGACATTACGGATGGCTGAAGACTCAGTGATTACACTTGATCCGGTTAACCTGAAGCATATTCAGCAAGCTATTCACTCAGGAACCAAAACCTATGTCGGTGGAAACTGCACCGTGAGTCTCATGCTGATGGGCTTAGGCGGACTGTTTGAGAAAGGTCTGGTGGAATGGATGAGTGCCATGACATATCAGGCTGCATCCGGTGCCGGAGCGCAGAATATGCGTGAGTTGATTTCACAGATGGGTGTGATTAACGATTGTGTCAGCTCTGAGCTGGCAAATCCCGCCAGTTCCATTCTTGATATTGACCGCAAGGTTGTCGAAACCATGCGGTCAGGCTCTTTCCCGAGTGATAACTTTGGTGCACCGTTGGCTGGTTCATTGATTCCATGGATTGATGTAAAACGTGATAACGGCCAAAGTAAAGAAGAATGGAAAGCCGGTGCTGAAGCGAACAAGATTCTCGATCTGCAAGGTTCTCCGATTCCGATTGATGGCACTTGCGTACGTATCGGCGCCATGCGTTGCCACTCTCAGGCGCTGACGATTAAATTAAAGCAGAATGTGCCAATGGACGAAATCGAAGAGATTATCGCCTCTCACAATGACTGGGTGAAAGTGATTCCGAATGAGCGTGATATCACCGCTCAGGAACTGACACCAACCAAAGTGACCGGAACATTATCTGTTCCTGTAGGACGTTTACGTAAAATGTCGATGGGGGATGACTTCCTCAATGCATTTACTGTCGGTGACCAGCTATTGTGGGGCGCAGCAGAACCATTGCGTCGTACTTTACGAATCATTCTGAACGAAAAATAAAAACGTTAATGATCACAATGTGACGTTGACTATCTTGCCTAAAAGAAAAAGAGTGCACTCGGTGCACTCTTTTTTTATCTGTGTGACGAGGGGTTGCCGGACACGACGCGTTTATCCGGATCGGCTAGCTGGCTGCCGCAGTGTTTACAGTACAGCGCATCAGTATCATGCCCGGTTTGAGAACAGTTCGGGCATTTGACCAATTGACGATGAATGTTCATCTCTTTGCTTAGCTCAGCGGTAATAATACCTGTCGGGACTGCGATAATCGAGTAACCCAATAACATCGTGAGCGAAGCAAGTCCTTGACCAAGTGGTGTTTGAGGCACCAGATCACCATATCCGACCGTTGTAATCGTGACGATTGCCCAGTAGATACATTTCGGAATACTTGAGAATCCATGTTCCGGCCCCTCAATGACATAAATCAACACTCCGAAAATCGTAACCAGGATTGAAACGGAGCTAAAGAAGATAAAAATTTTCCGACGGGCCATGAAGAGTGAACGCATCAGGAGATTGGAATCTTGTAGATAGCGAACCAGTTTGAGAATTCTGAAAATCCTCATCACTCGGATCAGTCTGATCACAGCCATAAATGAAATGGTCGGAAAGAGTAGCGAGAGATATGTGGGTAGGATTGCGAGTAAATCAACAATCCCGTAAAAACTTTTCGCATAGGCTTTGGGGTGAGGAGAGCAATAGAGTCGGACGAGATATTCCGCTGTAAATAGTATGGTGAAGCCATACTCAAAGTAGCGGAGCTGTTGGTGCCATTGGGCATTAATTTCTGGAATCGACTCTAGAATTAAAACCAGTAGGGAACTCACTATTATCGCAATCAGACAGAGGTCAAACACTTTCCCTGCCCGAGTATGTGTCCCGAAGATAATGACATAAAGGTTTGTTCTTATTGAGGATTTAGTCATCGCTTTCCCATTGATAAATCTGCGTGATAAGCCTTGTTTTAAATGTGGCTCATGAATTGTAGTGACGTATCTAATCTGTGATGTCCGTTTTGACAGAAAATTGATCCGCCTCCCGTCCATTAGAAGTCCTGCAACATTGTCCGCCAATTTGATAGCTGTTCAATGATTATCCCGTGGTATGAATGAGAAGTCATCTACTCAATGATTTTTGCATCAGTGTCATAAGAGAGCACCGAAATGGAACTTCCCGCACTGGAATAATCGGAACAAGGACTGAGATCTACAGGCCATCTTGTGTCTCATATGTAGGGATATTGTAAAAAAAGGTGTTTATAAATGGTGTTCTCAATCATGGCCTATATAATTACCAGTAGCACGAAAATGACGGATTAGATCTTTCTATATGGTATTGCCATGAAAATTTATTACATAAAATTGTAGTTTTTTTATTTTATGCTTCGATAGTATTTCTCTATGAAACCGGTCTCTTTATTTATTTTTTGTTTTATTTCATAAGGTTATATTTTTTTCGGGTAATATTTCGACAAGTGAAGGAATTGTTTTTTAGAACTGATCTGGGTCAATGTTTTCAAATACTGAAAGATTATACTCAGAGATGAAAGCTATTTACTAAGCGTGTTTCTGAGGAAAATCTGGATTTTGACCGTTTAGACCGGGTGACAGTCTTAATAAAAAGTTTTTAACATTTTTTTAATTTTAGGAGATTCACTATGCCTGTAACAAATATGGCGGAACTAAATGCTCTTGTTGCGCGTGTGCAAGCTGCTCAAGCAGAATTTGCGACTTACTCTCAGGAGCAAGTTGACAAAATTTTCCGAGCAGCATCACTGGCAGCAAACCAAGCTCGTATCCCTCTGGCCCAACAAGCCGTGGTTGAGTCTGGTATGGGGATTGTTGAAGATAAAGTGATCAAAAACCACTTTGCATCAGAGTACATTTATAATAAGTACAAAGATGACAAAACCTGCGGAGTATTGGAAGAAGACGAAAATATGGGAACAATGACGATTGCAGAGCCTGTCGGCATTATCTGCGGTATTGTCCCAACCACGAACCCGACTTCTACTGCGATCTTTAAATCTCTGATTTCTCTAAAAACGCGTAATGGTATTATCTTTTCTCCTCACCCTCGTGCTAAGAATTCAACCAATGATGCAGCGAAACTTGTACTTGATGCTGCGGTTGCTGCGGGCGCACCGAAAGACATCATCGGCTGGATTGATCAGCCATCTGTTGAGCTATCGAATGCACTGATGAAGCATGAAGGGATTGCACTGATTCTTGCAACGGGCGGACCGGGCATGGTTAAGGCTGCATACTCTTCAGGTAAACCCGCAATTGGTGTTGGTGCCGGTAACGTGCCTGTTGTGATTGATGAAACTGCTGATATCAAGCGTGCTGTCGCTTCTGTTCTGATGTCAAAAACATTTGATAATGGTGTTGTGTGTGCTTCTGAGCAAGCTGTCATTGTTATGGATGAAGTTTATGATGAAGTTAAAGAGCGTTTTGCAACGCATAAAGCTCATGTGTTGAGCAAGTCTGATGCAGATAAAGTTCGTAAAGTGCTGCTTATCGATGGTGCACTGAATGCTAAAATCGTTGGTCAACCAGCAACAGCGATTGCTGAAATGGCAGGCGTGAGTGTTCCCGCGGATACGAAGATTCTTGTCGGTGAAGGTATCGGTGAAGTTTCTTACGATGACGAGTTTGCTCATGAGAAATTATCGCCAACGTTAGGTATGTTCCGCGCAAGCTCTTTTGAAAATGCAGTAGACCAAGCGGTGAAAATGGTAGAAATCGGTGGTATCGGTCATACATCTGGTTTGTATACCAATCAGGATGTGAATAAAGATCGTATCCGTTACTTCGGTGACCGGTTAAAAACAGCTCGTATTCTGGTAAACATTCCAACAACTCATGGTGGTATCGGTGACCTGTACAACTTTAATGTGGCACCTTCTTTAACACTGGGTTGTGGTTCTTGGGGTGGTAACTCTATCTCAGAAAACGTCGGACCTAAACACTTGATCAACAAGAAAATTGTTGCTAAGCGAGCTGAAAACATGTTGTGGCATAAATTACCTAAGTCTATCTATTTCCGTCGTGGTAGCCTGCCTATCGCACTGGGCGACCTTGAAGGTAAAAAACGTGCATTCCTAGTGACAGACCGTTTCTTATTCAACAATGGTTATGCTGACGATGTTGTGAGCCTACTGAAAGCTCAAGGCATGGAAGTTCAGACATTCTTTGATGTTGAAGCTGATCCGACACTCTCTGTTGTCGAAAAAGGCGCTGCACAAATGGCGAGCTATCAACCGGATGTGATTTTGGCGCTGGGTGGCGGTTCTCCAATGGATGCTGCGAAGATTATGTGGGTGATGTATGAACATCCAGAAACTCATTTTGCAGAGTTGGCGATGCGCTTTATGGATATCCGTAAACGTATCTACAAATTCCCGAAAATGGGCCAAAAAGCTGAATTGGTATGTATCACTACCACATCTGGTACTGGTTCTGAAGTGACACCGTTTGCGGTTGTAACAGATGACAAGACCGGCGCTAAATACCCACTTGCTGACTACGAACTGACGCCAAATATGGCAATCGTTGATGCGAATCTGGTGATGAACATGCCGAAGTCTCTTACTGCGTTTGGTGGTTATGATGCAGTGACGCACGCATTGGAAGCTTATGTTTCTGTCCTTGCTAACGAATACTCAGATGGTCAGGCTTTACAAGCGCTGAAGATGTTGAAAGAGTATCTGCCATCAAGCTATGCCAATGGGGCGAATGATCCGATTGCTCGTGAAAAAGTGCATAATGCAGCAACAATTGCTGGGATTGCATTTGCCAACGCTTTCTTAGGTGTATGTCACTCAATGGCGCATAAACTCGGTGCAGAATTCCACGTACCTCACGGTCTGGCGAATGCCTTATTAATTGCGAACGTTGTGCGTTATAACGCGAATGACAATCCAACCAAGCAAACTGCATTCTCTCAATATGACCGCCCTCAGGCTCGTCGTCGTTATGCTGAGATTGCCGACCATTTGGGTCTGTCTCAAGCCGGTGACCGTACTGCGCAGAAGATTGAGCGTTTATTAGGTTGGTTGGAAGAATTGAAACATAACCTTGATATCCCACTGTCTATTCAGTCGGCAGGGATTAACGAAGCTGATTTCCTTGCTAAACTGGACGAATTGTCTGTTCAGGCTTTTGATGACCAGTGTACCGGTGCAAACCCTCGTTATCCGTTAATCAGTGAGCTGAAAGAGGTATTGCTGGCTTCTTACTACGGTCGCGCTTATGTTGAAGGTGAGACTGTTGAAGGGACAACCGTTATCAAGAAGAAAGCCGATCAAGAAGCTGCCGCAGAAACACCCAAAAAACGGACAGCGAAAAAAGAGAAGTCTGAAGCTTAATTGCATTCATTCTATATAAACGATGCAGATGCCCCGACCTTTGGCCGGGGCATTTTTTATATGCAGATATTTCTAATGTCATCGGTTCTAAGACGGAAGCTGGATGCTTGTGCGAAATAAGGAAAGTTCAGTACGACTTATTTATAAATAAGAATGTGATGAATAAGGCAAAATCATAGATAAGAAAAAGCCGTTGTTTCTGGGATGAAACAACGGCTTTTTAATCACCTCAGGAAATAGCTATTGCGCTATCCTGCGAGAACGTCGGTTGCAACTTTGTAAGTTGGATCTTCCTTCACATTCGTTTCTATCAAGCTGCTGGCTTTATGAAGCAACTTACGACAATCCTGACTTAGGTGACGTAAATGAAGGGTTTTTCCAACCGCAGCATAACGCTCGGCAAGTGTTTCAATCGCATCAATGGCCGAGTGATCAGTGACGCGTGATTGGCCGAAATCAACAATCACGTGCTCTGGGTCCTGATGTGCATCAAATAGTTCTAGAAAGTTCGCCACAGACCCAAAGAAAATAGGGCCATGGATCTTATACTCTTTGGAACCGTCTTCGTTGGTATGACTGGTTGCATAAATGTGTTTTGCATGATCCCATGCAAACATCAGTGCCGATGTAATGACACCGACAGCAACAGCAATCGCTAGATCGGTAAGTACGGTAACAATGGTCACAAGTACAATGACGAAAAAGTCTTTCTTTGGCACTCTTCTGGCAAGTTTAAAGGTTGCCCATTCAAATGTTCCGATCACGACCATAAACATGACACCGACCAGCGCTGCTAATGGAATCATTTCAATGAGTGATGATGTAAACAAAATGAAGCATAGTAGCATGATCGCAGCGACGATACCGGACAGGCGTCCTCGGCCACCGGAGTTTACGTTAATCATCGATTGACCGATCATTGCACAGCCACCCATAGCACCAAAGAATGAACAAGTGATGTTTGCCAGACCTTGTCCCATACACTCACGGTTTGACTGACCACGGCTATTGGTCATTTCATCCAGTACGGTTAGTGTCAGCAAAGACTCAATCAATCCGACAGCCGCTAAGATAATAGAATAGGGCAGAATAATTTTGAGTGTTTCAAATGTAAAAGGTACATCCGGTACGGAGAATGAAGGGAGAGTCCCTGCAAGCGTTGCTGAATCATTCCCAGACATGGTGCGTAGAAAGTCAACGACGGTACGCGTTTCCAGACCGAGTCCCTGAACCAGTAACGTGACCACAATGATAGCCGCCAGAGAAGAGGGGATCGCAGTTGTTATCTTTGGTAGGAAAAAGATGATGGCCATGGTTAAAGCGACAAGGCCTAACATCAGTAACATTTGATCATAAGGTAGCCAAGTCATCACGCCATTCAATGATGGCACTTTGAACTGTCCTAGCTGAGCGAGGAAGATGACGATAGCAAGTCCATTGACGAAACCGATCATGACAGGATGGGGCACAATTCGGATAAACTTTCCGAGTTTGAATATACCCGCACTGATTTGGATAATGCCTGCCAATAGAATAGCGGCAAATAAATAAGCGATGCCGTGTTCTGAGACCAGACTAACCATGACGACAGCCATTGCACCAGTCGCACCTGAAATCATCCCTGGGCGGCCACCAAAAATAGCAGTAATTAGACCGACAATGAATGCGGCATAAAGACCGACCATCGGGTCAACACCTGCAACAAATGCAAAAGCAACGGCCTCAGGGACCAATGCCAGTGCGACGGTGAGTCCGGAAAGGACATCATTTTTAATTGAATATGTTGATTGATTCGGGAATTCAAGCATGAGTATGGTTGTTTTCTGTTAGTGGCTGAACAAAAACCGATATAGCTCTTATAGGTTTGATCTAAATATTCTAACCAAGCAATATGAACTAAGTATGTCGGGTTCATGTACCGCAAGTGGTCTTATGACTCAAACAGTATTTCGGTCTGAGTCCGACTTGGGCATAAGTTGGCGAATGCTACAGAAAAGCGTGATAGAGGTCAACTATTCTGTACGTTGGTGATGGGGTGGAACTCAGGACTGAATCGGTTTATCAGCCTGCTATCTACCATGGTCATTCGATAAAAAAAGAGCTGCTTTTAGCAGCTCTTTGAAGATAAATGTTTATGCAAATCAACTCATGATAACGGCAGTGGTTTTGCCATTGCCGAACTTGCATGATTGGTTGCAGCATGACTACCAGCGCCTTTTAATGGATAGCGTTGTTCTCGCAAAGGTGCTGCTTCAAGCAGAACCTGTATCAGTTCGCCGCTTCCGGGAGCTTTGGTCATTGGTGAAAATGCATGACCTTTCACTGCTATGACGCTTGCTGGTGTTGGCTGTACAGATTGCTCTACGCTTTCCTGAGTCTGTTCTGGTATTTCATGAGAGCGCTCATCCGGAGTCTCTTGCTGTTCTGCTGCTTCAGCAGTGACTTCATTGGTGATTTCCGTCTCAACTGGCGCAGGAGATGGTTGTGCATCGCCTGTGCTTTCTGTCGTCATGCTCACCTTATCGGTTTCGCTCGTAGTTTGAGTCGCATCTTGAGTGACAACCGTCGCGACTTCAGGAGCACTAACCGTTTCAGAAACCGTGTTCTCTGTGGTCACTTTCGGTGCATTTTCTGATGTGGCAATTTCCGGTGCTGTGGATCCAGTTGTGGAACGAATAATCACTTTACCCATTGCCATCTCAGGGAATGCAACTCCACTAAGTTGTGCCGGTGCATCTGGCTGAGCTGCTGATTGCTCGGGTTTAACCGGTTGTGGTGTAGATTTCTTCAAACCGTAGCTTGGCATCACTTTGCCCATCGCCATTTCCGGAGATGCAACACCACCTTTCCGTAAGCGGAATGGGTTTGGTCTGCGTTCTCTTCCTCTACGACGACGTTGTCCATTGGCACGTAAATGGCGAGGTGAACGGCGACTCCGACGCTGTTTAGGCTCTTCGGTATTCGCGTTTTCATTCACATCACTATTCGAGGTCTGACTTTGTGGCATCTTTTCCGATGATGGTTGCACCGATGATACTGGTGGTTGCTCGTCCACGGTTACAGGAGTGACGTTTTGGTTCAACGCTTCCTGTTCAGACACTCGCTCGTGGCTTACCAACGTCTCGTCAGCTGATTGAGACTGAAGACGAATCTGTTTGGTCAGTTTACGGCGTTGGCGACGTTCTTTCGCGACCACTGCTTTTTCTTGGGTATCCCGCGAGTCTTTTTTCGCTTCGGATTGTGCATCCTGAGCAATCTTTTGTCCTTCCTCGGCTAACTTGGCCGCAGAATCTTTATTACCGCGCTTATCCTGCTTTTCTTGTTTTGGCTTACGAGGTTGAGATTTCGTCGGTTTCTTCTCATCAGAAGTTTGTTGTTTTACTTCTGTTGAGTCCGCATTATCTGATTTGGACTTGTTGCTATCCTGAGGTTGCTGGCGCGGACGTCTACGTTGCTCATGATTGCGTTCACGGGAACGACGAGGTTTTTTGTTCTCTGTACGTTGTTCCTGTTCTGGTTTCTCTGTCTCGGTCACCGGTTTTTCTGGCTGAGCCGATTCTGAACCAGCGAATAGGCTCGTAAAACCTTTCATCAAGCGACTGAACAGCCCCGATTGTGCCGGTTCTTTCGGTTCACTTTTCTGCTGTGTGTTTTGAGCTGGAGCCTGAGGTGCTTTAGGTTGCGGTGCTGATGTTGTTGGCGCAGCAAATCCTTTTAATACCGGCTCTTCAATACGTCGCTGTTTCACTTCAGGTTCGACAACATCTTTACTTTCAGCTTCACGAATGCTGTCCATCCGTTTCGGCACGAGGTAAGAGAGTATTTCCTGTTCTTCACCCTCTCTGACCCGGATGACCTCAAAATGAGGTGTTTCCATATCAGAGTTCGGCACGATGGTGATTTTGACATCTTGAATCCGCTCAATGTGATTGATTGAGCGACGTTTCTCATTCAATAAATAAGATGCAATCGGCACAGGAACAACTGCAAGTACCTGTGAGGTATTATCTTTCAGTGCTTCTTCTTCAATTAATCGCAGTACAGAGAGTGCTAGAGATTCATTATCCCGAACAACGCCTGTTCCAGAACAACGAGGACAAATGTGGTGACTTGCCTCTGCCAGAGAAGGGCTCAGTCGTTGTCTGGACATTTCAAGGAGTCCGAATCTGGAGATGCGACCAATCTGAACTCGGGCACGGTCTACACGAACGGCTTCTCGGAGTTTGTTTTCAACTTCACGCTGATGACGAACAGGCGTCATATCGATGAAGTCGATAACCACAAGGCCACCCAAATCTCGTAAACGAAGTTGACGGGCAATTTCTTCAGCAGCTTCCAGATTGGTATTCAGCGCTGTTTCTTCGATATCACCACCTTTAGTTGCACGAGCAGAGTTGATATCGATAGATGTGAGTGCTTCTGTTGGATCGATCACTATCGAGCCACCGGAAGGTAAACGAACCTCACGCTGGAATGCGGATTCAATTTGGCTTTCGATTTGATAATGACTGAATAGTGGCACTTCACCTTCATACTTCTTCACCCGATTGACAAAATCGGGGCGGACAAGGCGAATATGTTCTAGCGCACGTTCGTAAATGGTCGTGCTGTCGATCAAGATTTCGCCAATGTCACGACGTAGATAATCGCGAATTGCACGTGCAATAACATTACTTTCCTGATGGATCAAAAATGGTGCGGGATTTGAATCGGAAGCCTGTTTGATCGCACCCCAGTGATTGAGCAGAACATTTAGATCCCATTCTAACTCTTCAGCACTTTTGCCCACACCAGCGGTGCGGACAATTAGGCCCATACCTTGGGGGAGTTCAAGTGTACTGAGCGCTTCTTTCAGTTCTGTTCTCTCTGTACCTTCGATACGACGGGAAATCCCACCGGCACGAGGATTATTCGGCATCAGAACTAAATAACTACCAGCCAGAGAGACAAATGTTGTCAGTGCAGCACCTTTACTACCGCGTTCTTCCTTCTCGATTTGAACGATAACTTCCTGACCTTCTTTCAGAACTTCCTTAATACTAGGACGTCCTTGA contains these protein-coding regions:
- the asd gene encoding aspartate-semialdehyde dehydrogenase, which translates into the protein MRVGLVGWRGMVGSVLMQRMVEEGDFNHIEPVFYSTSQVGIAAPDYGKDAGLLQDAYDVESLKQLDAVITCQGGGYTEKVYPQLRNAGWKGYWIDAASTLRMAEDSVITLDPVNLKHIQQAIHSGTKTYVGGNCTVSLMLMGLGGLFEKGLVEWMSAMTYQAASGAGAQNMRELISQMGVINDCVSSELANPASSILDIDRKVVETMRSGSFPSDNFGAPLAGSLIPWIDVKRDNGQSKEEWKAGAEANKILDLQGSPIPIDGTCVRIGAMRCHSQALTIKLKQNVPMDEIEEIIASHNDWVKVIPNERDITAQELTPTKVTGTLSVPVGRLRKMSMGDDFLNAFTVGDQLLWGAAEPLRRTLRIILNEK
- the adhE gene encoding bifunctional acetaldehyde-CoA/alcohol dehydrogenase, whose amino-acid sequence is MPVTNMAELNALVARVQAAQAEFATYSQEQVDKIFRAASLAANQARIPLAQQAVVESGMGIVEDKVIKNHFASEYIYNKYKDDKTCGVLEEDENMGTMTIAEPVGIICGIVPTTNPTSTAIFKSLISLKTRNGIIFSPHPRAKNSTNDAAKLVLDAAVAAGAPKDIIGWIDQPSVELSNALMKHEGIALILATGGPGMVKAAYSSGKPAIGVGAGNVPVVIDETADIKRAVASVLMSKTFDNGVVCASEQAVIVMDEVYDEVKERFATHKAHVLSKSDADKVRKVLLIDGALNAKIVGQPATAIAEMAGVSVPADTKILVGEGIGEVSYDDEFAHEKLSPTLGMFRASSFENAVDQAVKMVEIGGIGHTSGLYTNQDVNKDRIRYFGDRLKTARILVNIPTTHGGIGDLYNFNVAPSLTLGCGSWGGNSISENVGPKHLINKKIVAKRAENMLWHKLPKSIYFRRGSLPIALGDLEGKKRAFLVTDRFLFNNGYADDVVSLLKAQGMEVQTFFDVEADPTLSVVEKGAAQMASYQPDVILALGGGSPMDAAKIMWVMYEHPETHFAELAMRFMDIRKRIYKFPKMGQKAELVCITTTSGTGSEVTPFAVVTDDKTGAKYPLADYELTPNMAIVDANLVMNMPKSLTAFGGYDAVTHALEAYVSVLANEYSDGQALQALKMLKEYLPSSYANGANDPIAREKVHNAATIAGIAFANAFLGVCHSMAHKLGAEFHVPHGLANALLIANVVRYNANDNPTKQTAFSQYDRPQARRRYAEIADHLGLSQAGDRTAQKIERLLGWLEELKHNLDIPLSIQSAGINEADFLAKLDELSVQAFDDQCTGANPRYPLISELKEVLLASYYGRAYVEGETVEGTTVIKKKADQEAAAETPKKRTAKKEKSEA
- the rne gene encoding ribonuclease E, encoding MKRMLINATQKEELRVALVDGQRLFDLDIESPGHESKKANIYKGKITRVEPSLEAAFVDYGAERHGFLPLKEVAKEYFPAGYTYQGRPSIKEVLKEGQEVIVQIEKEERGSKGAALTTFVSLAGSYLVLMPNNPRAGGISRRIEGTERTELKEALSTLELPQGMGLIVRTAGVGKSAEELEWDLNVLLNHWGAIKQASDSNPAPFLIHQESNVIARAIRDYLRRDIGEILIDSTTIYERALEHIRLVRPDFVNRVKKYEGEVPLFSHYQIESQIESAFQREVRLPSGGSIVIDPTEALTSIDINSARATKGGDIEETALNTNLEAAEEIARQLRLRDLGGLVVIDFIDMTPVRHQREVENKLREAVRVDRARVQIGRISRFGLLEMSRQRLSPSLAEASHHICPRCSGTGVVRDNESLALSVLRLIEEEALKDNTSQVLAVVPVPIASYLLNEKRRSINHIERIQDVKITIVPNSDMETPHFEVIRVREGEEQEILSYLVPKRMDSIREAESKDVVEPEVKQRRIEEPVLKGFAAPTTSAPQPKAPQAPAQNTQQKSEPKEPAQSGLFSRLMKGFTSLFAGSESAQPEKPVTETEKPEQEQRTENKKPRRSRERNHEQRRRPRQQPQDSNKSKSDNADSTEVKQQTSDEKKPTKSQPRKPKQEKQDKRGNKDSAAKLAEEGQKIAQDAQSEAKKDSRDTQEKAVVAKERRQRRKLTKQIRLQSQSADETLVSHERVSEQEALNQNVTPVTVDEQPPVSSVQPSSEKMPQSQTSNSDVNENANTEEPKQRRSRRSPRHLRANGQRRRRGRERRPNPFRLRKGGVASPEMAMGKVMPSYGLKKSTPQPVKPEQSAAQPDAPAQLSGVAFPEMAMGKVIIRSTTGSTAPEIATSENAPKVTTENTVSETVSAPEVATVVTQDATQTTSETDKVSMTTESTGDAQPSPAPVETEITNEVTAEAAEQQETPDERSHEIPEQTQESVEQSVQPTPASVIAVKGHAFSPMTKAPGSGELIQVLLEAAPLREQRYPLKGAGSHAATNHASSAMAKPLPLS
- a CDS encoding ion transporter, which translates into the protein MTKSSIRTNLYVIIFGTHTRAGKVFDLCLIAIIVSSLLVLILESIPEINAQWHQQLRYFEYGFTILFTAEYLVRLYCSPHPKAYAKSFYGIVDLLAILPTYLSLLFPTISFMAVIRLIRVMRIFRILKLVRYLQDSNLLMRSLFMARRKIFIFFSSVSILVTIFGVLIYVIEGPEHGFSSIPKCIYWAIVTITTVGYGDLVPQTPLGQGLASLTMLLGYSIIAVPTGIITAELSKEMNIHRQLVKCPNCSQTGHDTDALYCKHCGSQLADPDKRVVSGNPSSHR
- a CDS encoding SulP family inorganic anion transporter, which encodes MLEFPNQSTYSIKNDVLSGLTVALALVPEAVAFAFVAGVDPMVGLYAAFIVGLITAIFGGRPGMISGATGAMAVVMVSLVSEHGIAYLFAAILLAGIIQISAGIFKLGKFIRIVPHPVMIGFVNGLAIVIFLAQLGQFKVPSLNGVMTWLPYDQMLLMLGLVALTMAIIFFLPKITTAIPSSLAAIIVVTLLVQGLGLETRTVVDFLRTMSGNDSATLAGTLPSFSVPDVPFTFETLKIILPYSIILAAVGLIESLLTLTVLDEMTNSRGQSNRECMGQGLANITCSFFGAMGGCAMIGQSMINVNSGGRGRLSGIVAAIMLLCFILFTSSLIEMIPLAALVGVMFMVVIGTFEWATFKLARRVPKKDFFVIVLVTIVTVLTDLAIAVAVGVITSALMFAWDHAKHIYATSHTNEDGSKEYKIHGPIFFGSVANFLELFDAHQDPEHVIVDFGQSRVTDHSAIDAIETLAERYAAVGKTLHLRHLSQDCRKLLHKASSLIETNVKEDPTYKVATDVLAG